From Trichoplusia ni isolate ovarian cell line Hi5 chromosome 22, tn1, whole genome shotgun sequence, a single genomic window includes:
- the LOC113504389 gene encoding rab5 GDP/GTP exchange factor isoform X2 has product MPSLRIDQSDLKCKNGCDYFGNPQWQGYCSKCHREQMQRQRKAEKASSATLPKPEQKKQEKGLKLTSHSSFSKFEEKRLRQSETLKKANLLKFSVFKKSNTEDHDHSSEKRPPEFKIPALVNEGMKSEFRARFPQLPAQVDRDARVFVHSFIMDVIKCANVMTVDELSERVQRQYQRFMKHMDTSSHFANVDSDTKELLMDFVEKHAMTYLHELPSVVFSPSGTDDERLDRAMSERIQQLSWVGERHLECKLDRSNAECRTLLYKAISELLGMDSAPGPGGKLARVRRACRHVLRLCSAAPASADDLLPALIFTVLKANPPRLVSNINFVTRFCNAQRLMTGEGGYYFTNLCCAVSFIENLTAESLNMDKKEFDCYMAMPASIGGSSWAAALSLCGAAREAGEQRGAARRLLQHAADLQAAAQQLASNALSFEEQIAKKVQDVLAKTPLEIKPRRELPRLGKLQEISTAPLIDLGTSTDREEPQPQPVPTSQPQPAHTVPVEPKELNVTLDPPEDEPKLNILGFEVIDRQSPSKSPQNLDQTWDLKRTNSLELLTPSPLGFTPFDSRSIDELMTPDDFGNDQLPPGLSNINYDIDLSDFSGDNSIAEDAPKSEPKDPFSPDALKKTQTFDPFAPQTSRGYDAAIDSFDEFSFVDQKHKETDPFEVVHRGQDPFSPVEWNVDLGKDQFRSQSPAKQSTSILDDNDSPTTGCLLPSPLQPQSSGRPN; this is encoded by the exons agAAAGCGTCTTCGGCGACCTTACCAAAGCCAGAACAGAAAAAGCAGGAGAAAGGTCTGAAGCTCACCTCCCACTCCTCATTCTCCAAGTTTGAAGAGAAGAGGCTCCGACAGAGCGAGACCCTGAAGAAGGCTAACCTGCTCAAGTTCAGCGTCTTCAAGAAGAGCAATACAG AAGACCACGACCACTCAAGTGAGAAGCGCCCCCCTGAGTTCAAGATCCCCGCGCTAGTTAACGAGGGCATGAAGAGTGAGTTCCGCGCGCGCTTCCCGCAGCTGCCCGCGCAGGTGGACCGCGACGCGCGCGTCTTCGTGCACAGCTTCATCATGGACGTCATCAAGTGCGCCAACGTCATGACGGTGGATGAGCTCTCCGAGAGGGTGCAGCGGCAGTACCAG CGTTTCATGAAACACATGGACACATCCTCGCACTTCGCGAACGTGGACTCTGACACGAAGGAACTCCTCATGGACTTCGTCGAGAAACACGCCATGACTTACTTGCACGA GTTGCCGTCAGTGGTGTTCTCCCCCAGCGGTACGGATGACGAGCGCCTGGACCGCGCCATGTCGGAGCGCATCCAGCAGCTCAGCTGGGTCGGGGAGCGGCATCTGGAGTGCAAGCTCGACAGGTCTAATGCCGAGTGTAGGACTCTGTTGTACAAGGCGATCAGTG AGCTGCTGGGCATGGACAGCGCGCCGGGCCCGGGCGGCAAGCTGGCGCGCGTGCGGCGCGCGTGCCGCCACGTGCTGCGCCTGTGCtcggccgcgcccgcctccgccgaCGACCTGCTGCCCGCGCTCATCTTCACC GTATTAAAAGCCAACCCGCCGCGGCTCGTCAGCAACATCAACTTCGTGACGCGCTTCTGTAACGCGCAGCGGCTGATGACTGGCGAGGGCGGATACTACTTTACCAACTTG TGTTGTGCTGTATCGTTCATCGAGAACTTGACGGCGGAGTCACTAAACATGGACAAGAAGGAGTTCGACTGTTACATGGCCATGCCAGCTTCCATCGGCGGTAGTTCCTGG GCGGCGGCGCTGTCGCtgtgcggcgcggcgcgcgagGCGGGCGagcagcgcggcgcggcgcggcgacTGCTGCAGCACGCCGCCGACCTGCAGGCCGCCGCGCAGCAGCTGGCCAGCAACGCGCTCAGCTTCGAG GAGCAAATCGCCAAAAAAGTACAGGACGTATTAGCAAAAACACCACTAGAAATTAAACCACGACGAGAATTACCACGACTCGGCAAACTCCAGGAAATTAGTACCGCGCCACTCATCGACCTGGGCACCAGCACCGACCGAGAGGAACCTCAACCGCAGCCAGTGCCCACGTCACAGCCACAGCCTGCACACACAGTACCCGTAGAGCCCAAAGAACTTAACGTTACTCTGGACCCCCCCGAGGACGAGCCCAAACTGAACATCCTAGGGTTCGAAGTCATCGACAGGCAATCACCATCGAAATCACCGCAAAACCTCGATCAGACGTGGGATTTAAAACGTACCAATTCCCTGGAACTTCTGACCCCGTCGCCTTTGGGATTCACGCCTTTCGACTCGCGGTCGATCGACGAACTTATGACTCCCGATGACTTTGGAAATGATCAACTGCCTCCCGGCTTGAGCAATATTAACTACGATATAGATCTGTCAGACTTCAGCGGAGATAACAGTATAGCCGAAGACGCGCCCAAGTCTGAGCCCAAAGACCCCTTCAGTCCAGACGCGCTAAAGAAAACGCAGACATTCGACCCTTTTGCACCCCAGACGTCACGAGGCTACGACGCAGCTATAGACTCATTTGATGAATTCAGTTTCGTTGATCAAAAACACAAGGAAACAGATCCCTTTGAAGTGGTACACAGAGGACAAGACCCGTTCAGTCCAGTCGAGTGGAATGTAGATTTAGGGAAAGATCAATTCAGGAGCCAAAGTCCAGCGAAACAGTCGACCTCTATTTTAGACGACAATGACTCGCCCACGACGGGCTGCCTCCTGCCGTCGCCGCTACAGCCGCAGAGTAGCGGGAGACCTAACTAG
- the LOC113504392 gene encoding E3 ubiquitin-protein ligase SIAH1-like yields MSTNNKRRGASGSSCSVPGVPALVNAPTAMSADLASLFECPVCFDYVLPPILQCQSGHLVCSSCRPKLSCCPTCRGPLGNIRNLAMEKVASNVMFPCKHSNTGCTVTLVHTEKAEHEEACEFRPYSCPCPGASCKWQGGLDQVMPHLMMSHKSITTLQGEDIVFLATDINLPGAVDWVMMQSCFNHHFMLVLEKQEKFDGHQQFFAIVQLIGSRKEAENFAYRLELNGHRRRLTWEAMPRSIHEGVSSAIMNSDCLVFDTSLAQLFADNGNLGINVTISIA; encoded by the coding sequence ATGAGCACAAACAACAAGCGGCGCGGAGCTAGCGGTTCCAGTTGTTCTGTCCCTGGGGTGCCCGCTCTCGTGAACGCGCCGACCGCCATGTCCGCCGACCTCGCCTCGCTGTTCGAGTGCCCCGTGTGCTTTGACTATGTGTTGCCGCCGATACTGCAATGCCAGAGCGGGCACCTGGTGTGCTCTAGCTGCCGTCCCAAGCTGTCCTGTTGCCCGACGTGCCGCGGTCCACTCGGCAACATCCGCAACCTCGCGATGGAGAAGGTCGCCAGCAATGTTATGTTCCCATGTAAACACTCCAACACTGGCTGCACTGTCACGCTCGTGCACACGGAGAAGGCGGAGCATGAAGAGGCTTGCGAGTTCAGGCCTTACTCATGCCCCTGCCCCGGTGCATCCTGCAAGTGGCAAGGTGGCCTTGACCAAGTTATGCCACACCTTATGATGTCACACAAAAGTATTACTACTCTTCAGGGTGAGGATATAGTGTTTCTAGCTACAGATATAAATCTCCCTGGAGCAGTGGATTGGGTAATGATGCAGTCCTGTTTTAATCACCATTTTATGTTAGTTCTTGAAAAACAAGAGAAGTTTGATGGGCATCAACAATTCTTTGCCATTGTGCAACTTATAGGATCTCGGAAAGAAGCAGAGAACTTTGCTTACAGGCTTGAACTAAATGGTCATCGAAGGAGACTCACATGGGAAGCCATGCCCCGCTCTATACATGAAGGAGTGTCCTCAGCCATTATGAATTCAGATTGTCTTGTGTTTGACACGTCTCTTGCACAACTGTTTGCGGATAATGGAAACCTCGGAATAAATGTCACAATATCCATTGCCTAA
- the LOC113504389 gene encoding rab5 GDP/GTP exchange factor isoform X1, protein MWFGPNLQRSYKYMMFASKMPSLRIDQSDLKCKNGCDYFGNPQWQGYCSKCHREQMQRQRKAEKASSATLPKPEQKKQEKGLKLTSHSSFSKFEEKRLRQSETLKKANLLKFSVFKKSNTEDHDHSSEKRPPEFKIPALVNEGMKSEFRARFPQLPAQVDRDARVFVHSFIMDVIKCANVMTVDELSERVQRQYQRFMKHMDTSSHFANVDSDTKELLMDFVEKHAMTYLHELPSVVFSPSGTDDERLDRAMSERIQQLSWVGERHLECKLDRSNAECRTLLYKAISELLGMDSAPGPGGKLARVRRACRHVLRLCSAAPASADDLLPALIFTVLKANPPRLVSNINFVTRFCNAQRLMTGEGGYYFTNLCCAVSFIENLTAESLNMDKKEFDCYMAMPASIGGSSWAAALSLCGAAREAGEQRGAARRLLQHAADLQAAAQQLASNALSFEEQIAKKVQDVLAKTPLEIKPRRELPRLGKLQEISTAPLIDLGTSTDREEPQPQPVPTSQPQPAHTVPVEPKELNVTLDPPEDEPKLNILGFEVIDRQSPSKSPQNLDQTWDLKRTNSLELLTPSPLGFTPFDSRSIDELMTPDDFGNDQLPPGLSNINYDIDLSDFSGDNSIAEDAPKSEPKDPFSPDALKKTQTFDPFAPQTSRGYDAAIDSFDEFSFVDQKHKETDPFEVVHRGQDPFSPVEWNVDLGKDQFRSQSPAKQSTSILDDNDSPTTGCLLPSPLQPQSSGRPN, encoded by the exons agAAAGCGTCTTCGGCGACCTTACCAAAGCCAGAACAGAAAAAGCAGGAGAAAGGTCTGAAGCTCACCTCCCACTCCTCATTCTCCAAGTTTGAAGAGAAGAGGCTCCGACAGAGCGAGACCCTGAAGAAGGCTAACCTGCTCAAGTTCAGCGTCTTCAAGAAGAGCAATACAG AAGACCACGACCACTCAAGTGAGAAGCGCCCCCCTGAGTTCAAGATCCCCGCGCTAGTTAACGAGGGCATGAAGAGTGAGTTCCGCGCGCGCTTCCCGCAGCTGCCCGCGCAGGTGGACCGCGACGCGCGCGTCTTCGTGCACAGCTTCATCATGGACGTCATCAAGTGCGCCAACGTCATGACGGTGGATGAGCTCTCCGAGAGGGTGCAGCGGCAGTACCAG CGTTTCATGAAACACATGGACACATCCTCGCACTTCGCGAACGTGGACTCTGACACGAAGGAACTCCTCATGGACTTCGTCGAGAAACACGCCATGACTTACTTGCACGA GTTGCCGTCAGTGGTGTTCTCCCCCAGCGGTACGGATGACGAGCGCCTGGACCGCGCCATGTCGGAGCGCATCCAGCAGCTCAGCTGGGTCGGGGAGCGGCATCTGGAGTGCAAGCTCGACAGGTCTAATGCCGAGTGTAGGACTCTGTTGTACAAGGCGATCAGTG AGCTGCTGGGCATGGACAGCGCGCCGGGCCCGGGCGGCAAGCTGGCGCGCGTGCGGCGCGCGTGCCGCCACGTGCTGCGCCTGTGCtcggccgcgcccgcctccgccgaCGACCTGCTGCCCGCGCTCATCTTCACC GTATTAAAAGCCAACCCGCCGCGGCTCGTCAGCAACATCAACTTCGTGACGCGCTTCTGTAACGCGCAGCGGCTGATGACTGGCGAGGGCGGATACTACTTTACCAACTTG TGTTGTGCTGTATCGTTCATCGAGAACTTGACGGCGGAGTCACTAAACATGGACAAGAAGGAGTTCGACTGTTACATGGCCATGCCAGCTTCCATCGGCGGTAGTTCCTGG GCGGCGGCGCTGTCGCtgtgcggcgcggcgcgcgagGCGGGCGagcagcgcggcgcggcgcggcgacTGCTGCAGCACGCCGCCGACCTGCAGGCCGCCGCGCAGCAGCTGGCCAGCAACGCGCTCAGCTTCGAG GAGCAAATCGCCAAAAAAGTACAGGACGTATTAGCAAAAACACCACTAGAAATTAAACCACGACGAGAATTACCACGACTCGGCAAACTCCAGGAAATTAGTACCGCGCCACTCATCGACCTGGGCACCAGCACCGACCGAGAGGAACCTCAACCGCAGCCAGTGCCCACGTCACAGCCACAGCCTGCACACACAGTACCCGTAGAGCCCAAAGAACTTAACGTTACTCTGGACCCCCCCGAGGACGAGCCCAAACTGAACATCCTAGGGTTCGAAGTCATCGACAGGCAATCACCATCGAAATCACCGCAAAACCTCGATCAGACGTGGGATTTAAAACGTACCAATTCCCTGGAACTTCTGACCCCGTCGCCTTTGGGATTCACGCCTTTCGACTCGCGGTCGATCGACGAACTTATGACTCCCGATGACTTTGGAAATGATCAACTGCCTCCCGGCTTGAGCAATATTAACTACGATATAGATCTGTCAGACTTCAGCGGAGATAACAGTATAGCCGAAGACGCGCCCAAGTCTGAGCCCAAAGACCCCTTCAGTCCAGACGCGCTAAAGAAAACGCAGACATTCGACCCTTTTGCACCCCAGACGTCACGAGGCTACGACGCAGCTATAGACTCATTTGATGAATTCAGTTTCGTTGATCAAAAACACAAGGAAACAGATCCCTTTGAAGTGGTACACAGAGGACAAGACCCGTTCAGTCCAGTCGAGTGGAATGTAGATTTAGGGAAAGATCAATTCAGGAGCCAAAGTCCAGCGAAACAGTCGACCTCTATTTTAGACGACAATGACTCGCCCACGACGGGCTGCCTCCTGCCGTCGCCGCTACAGCCGCAGAGTAGCGGGAGACCTAACTAG